In Paenibacillus kyungheensis, the following are encoded in one genomic region:
- a CDS encoding sugar-binding transcriptional regulator — protein sequence MDNDKQRLSIETARLYYLSDYSQQEIATKLGVSRPTVSRLLQYAKEKGYVRIDIVDPLEDLDALGEQLKKRYGLDTVHVCYSPINEYKEIQKHISKRAADYLFDTVKDTDIIGVTWGTTMHAVAEHLEQKQVRGVEVVQLKGGVSHSHVNTYAAETVNLFAEAYHTIARYLPLPVIFDSIELKKMVDEDRHIQRIIELGRQANIAVFTVGTVKEDALLFRLGYFNEEEQRLLQQTGAGDICSRFFDKEGNICSPAINDRTVGIDLVDLRKKEKSILVAGGQRKIEAIEAALIGKYANILVTDQFTAQALLT from the coding sequence GTGGATAATGACAAACAGCGTTTGAGTATAGAAACAGCAAGGTTGTATTACCTTTCTGATTATAGTCAACAAGAGATAGCGACTAAGCTAGGTGTATCTAGACCAACTGTATCTAGATTGCTACAGTATGCGAAAGAAAAAGGTTATGTGCGGATAGATATTGTAGATCCTTTAGAAGATTTGGATGCACTCGGAGAACAATTGAAAAAACGCTACGGATTAGATACAGTACATGTCTGTTATTCACCGATCAATGAATATAAAGAAATCCAAAAGCATATTAGCAAACGTGCCGCAGATTATTTATTTGATACTGTCAAAGACACCGATATTATTGGCGTCACATGGGGAACGACGATGCATGCAGTAGCAGAACATCTGGAACAGAAGCAAGTACGCGGAGTGGAAGTCGTACAGCTCAAAGGCGGAGTCAGCCACTCGCACGTAAACACGTATGCCGCAGAAACAGTCAATCTGTTTGCAGAAGCTTATCATACGATTGCTCGTTATTTGCCATTGCCTGTGATTTTCGATAGTATCGAGCTCAAAAAAATGGTGGATGAAGATCGTCATATTCAGCGTATTATTGAATTAGGTAGACAAGCGAATATCGCTGTATTTACAGTAGGTACAGTGAAAGAAGATGCGCTTTTGTTCAGGCTAGGTTACTTCAATGAAGAAGAACAACGGTTGTTACAACAGACCGGTGCTGGTGATATTTGTTCTCGCTTTTTTGATAAAGAAGGTAATATCTGTAGTCCTGCGATTAATGATCGTACAGTAGGCATAGATCTGGTCGATTTGCGTAAAAAAGAAAAATCAATACTGGTCGCTGGCGGTCAGCGCAAAATTGAAGCAATCGAAGCTGCGCTAATCGGCAAGTATGCTAACATTTTGGTAACAGATCAATTTACAGCCCAAGCATTATTAACATAA
- a CDS encoding manganese catalase family protein: MFTRLDQIMIEIPDVKKPDPNAAAAVQELLGGKFGEMSTLNNYLFQSFNFRNKSKLKPFYDLVTSITAEELGHVELVAHGINKILAGSSLPGEPDSTPLDPLKDVRLSYHHLAGAQGAMPRDSMGRPWTGDNVFNSGNLVEDLLHNFFLECGARTHKMKVYETTDHPAAREVVGFLLVRGGVHVVAYAKALEVATGVNVTKLVPVPSLSNKSFNEARKYEEKGVHTRLYTHSTEDFKAIDQIWKGTHPEDGLPLEVIHGFPQGVPVPEYPPLDEEFAPGISQEDFKEIAKRLKMAGNITD, translated from the coding sequence ATGTTCACACGTCTTGACCAAATCATGATTGAAATCCCGGATGTCAAAAAACCAGATCCTAATGCAGCTGCGGCTGTACAAGAATTACTAGGTGGTAAATTCGGTGAAATGTCGACTTTGAACAACTATCTATTCCAATCGTTTAACTTCCGCAATAAATCCAAGTTAAAGCCTTTTTATGACCTGGTAACCAGTATTACAGCAGAAGAATTGGGTCACGTTGAGTTAGTTGCCCATGGGATTAACAAAATTTTGGCAGGTTCTAGCTTGCCAGGCGAACCTGATTCTACACCACTTGATCCGCTTAAAGATGTTCGTCTAAGCTATCATCATTTAGCAGGCGCACAAGGTGCAATGCCTCGTGATTCTATGGGTCGTCCTTGGACAGGTGATAATGTATTTAACAGCGGTAATCTTGTAGAAGATTTGTTGCATAACTTCTTCTTAGAGTGTGGCGCAAGAACACATAAAATGAAAGTCTATGAAACAACTGACCATCCAGCTGCACGCGAAGTTGTTGGTTTCCTTCTAGTACGTGGCGGTGTACACGTTGTTGCTTATGCTAAAGCACTTGAAGTTGCAACAGGCGTCAATGTAACCAAACTTGTACCTGTTCCTTCGTTAAGCAACAAATCGTTTAATGAAGCACGTAAATACGAGGAAAAAGGCGTTCATACTCGTCTGTATACACATAGCACAGAGGACTTCAAAGCTATCGATCAGATCTGGAAAGGTACTCATCCAGAAGACGGTTTGCCGCTTGAAGTGATTCATGGATTCCCTCAAGGTGTGCCTGTTCCTGAGTATCCTCCATTGGATGAAGAGTTCGCTCCAGGAATTTCTCAAGAAGATTTCAAAGAAATTGCGAAGCGTCTCAAAATGGCTGGTAACATCACAGACTAA
- a CDS encoding GlsB/YeaQ/YmgE family stress response membrane protein codes for MGWLWALIVGGIIGWIAGMIVGRDVPGGIIGNIIAGFIGGWLGNMLLGTWGPEIGGFFIIQAIIGAVIVIAIVSAIMRSSRRSRG; via the coding sequence ATGGGTTGGTTATGGGCATTAATCGTAGGTGGTATTATTGGTTGGATCGCAGGTATGATCGTAGGACGTGACGTTCCAGGTGGTATTATTGGTAACATCATCGCTGGTTTCATCGGTGGTTGGTTAGGTAACATGTTGCTTGGTACTTGGGGTCCTGAAATCGGTGGATTCTTTATTATTCAAGCGATTATCGGTGCAGTCATCGTGATTGCTATCGTGAGTGCTATCATGCGTTCTTCTAGAAGATCACGCGGTTAA
- a CDS encoding mechanosensitive ion channel family protein, with product MYLYSFWDNIVAWYYNIRWIDLLVSIVILFIFLAFRKLFTRYLFTFVLRRFDGHLAMLRWLQAFERPLQAFFTLIGTYLALRYFMHEQWTFIIGIDRIYRSIGIILLGWGIYNVSASSSIMLEGMSKRFGLDATSMIIPFLSKVLRVIVVVLVITIVGGEWGFSINGVVAGMGLGSLAVALAAQETLSNVIAGIIIILERPFSKGDWISTPDIEGIVEDITFRSSKIRTFTDALVIVPNSKLAAQPITNGSQMGKRKISFPLRVALDSNRDALSRVVSRIQSQLEKDENVVDDSAMVKFNEFNESSLGILVQCFTKTAAWGENLEYRQYLNLMILDILEEEKVKLAYPTQRIVMQEAEASS from the coding sequence ATGTACTTATATTCGTTTTGGGATAATATTGTTGCGTGGTATTACAATATCCGCTGGATCGATTTGCTTGTATCAATCGTTATCCTGTTTATTTTTCTCGCTTTTCGCAAATTATTTACACGCTATTTGTTCACTTTTGTTTTACGACGATTTGATGGTCATTTAGCGATGCTTCGCTGGTTACAAGCATTTGAACGACCTTTACAAGCTTTTTTCACATTGATCGGAACGTATTTGGCGTTACGATACTTTATGCATGAACAATGGACTTTTATTATCGGTATAGATCGTATTTATCGTAGTATCGGTATTATTCTATTAGGTTGGGGAATTTATAATGTGTCTGCCTCCTCTTCTATTATGCTAGAAGGTATGAGTAAGCGATTTGGATTAGATGCAACCAGTATGATTATTCCTTTTTTATCTAAAGTATTGCGTGTGATCGTGGTAGTACTTGTTATAACAATTGTGGGTGGAGAATGGGGATTCAGTATTAACGGTGTAGTCGCCGGTATGGGACTGGGGAGTCTGGCTGTCGCTCTCGCTGCTCAGGAGACATTAAGTAATGTGATTGCAGGGATTATTATTATTTTGGAAAGACCTTTTTCGAAAGGGGATTGGATCTCTACACCGGATATCGAAGGAATCGTAGAAGATATTACATTCCGTAGTTCCAAAATCCGCACATTTACCGATGCATTGGTAATTGTACCGAATTCCAAACTAGCAGCTCAGCCGATTACAAATGGTAGTCAGATGGGGAAACGCAAAATTTCTTTCCCACTACGGGTTGCGCTAGATTCTAATCGTGATGCATTATCACGAGTGGTATCTCGTATTCAATCTCAGTTAGAAAAGGATGAGAATGTTGTAGATGATTCAGCAATGGTCAAATTTAATGAATTTAACGAAAGCAGTCTGGGGATTCTGGTGCAATGTTTTACCAAAACAGCAGCCTGGGGCGAAAATCTAGAATATCGTCAATATCTTAATTTGATGATTCTGGATATTTTAGAAGAAGAAAAAGTAAAATTAGCTTATCCTACACAACGTATTGTCATGCAGGAAGCCGAAGCTTCTTCATAA
- a CDS encoding alpha/beta hydrolase, producing MALIQCDFYSEVLRLSSTMNVILPQETHSQIGMEGKVTGGKHPTLYLLHGLSDDHSIWLRRTSIERYAAEYGIAVVMPAAHRSFYTDMKQGGDYFKFVSEELPQLAESFFPLSNRREDRFVAGLSMGGYGALKLGLRLPDRYAAAASLSGATDASALFERGDVAYTQELERIFGTVEELRGSDNDLFYLAEQLASDKSKQAPQLYQCCGTEDFLYDHNIRFRDHVNGLGLQLTYEEEPGEHEWGYWDTKIQRVLEWLPLRKSI from the coding sequence ATGGCTTTGATTCAATGTGATTTTTATTCAGAAGTACTAAGGCTTTCATCCACGATGAATGTCATTTTACCACAGGAAACTCATTCTCAGATCGGGATGGAAGGCAAAGTAACCGGTGGTAAGCATCCTACATTGTATTTGTTACATGGTCTTTCGGATGATCATTCGATCTGGTTACGACGGACATCGATTGAGCGTTATGCAGCAGAGTATGGTATTGCTGTTGTTATGCCTGCGGCGCATCGTAGCTTTTATACAGATATGAAGCAAGGTGGCGACTATTTTAAATTTGTCAGTGAAGAATTGCCACAGCTCGCAGAATCGTTTTTCCCGCTATCTAATCGTCGTGAGGATCGCTTTGTAGCAGGTTTATCTATGGGCGGATATGGAGCGCTCAAGCTAGGCTTACGCTTACCTGATCGTTACGCAGCGGCAGCAAGTCTTTCCGGTGCGACAGATGCGTCAGCTTTGTTCGAACGTGGCGATGTAGCGTACACTCAAGAACTAGAACGTATTTTTGGAACAGTAGAAGAGTTACGTGGTTCTGATAATGATTTATTCTATTTAGCTGAGCAATTAGCTTCAGATAAAAGTAAGCAAGCTCCACAATTGTATCAATGTTGTGGCACAGAAGATTTTTTGTATGATCATAATATTCGTTTTCGCGATCATGTGAATGGACTTGGACTGCAATTAACGTATGAGGAAGAGCCTGGAGAACATGAATGGGGATATTGGGATACCAAAATTCAGCGTGTCCTTGAATGGTTGCCTTTGCGCAAATCAATCTAG
- a CDS encoding S-layer homology domain-containing protein, whose product MKNKQKWMTVVAASVLTLSLSAPTFAASGDFSDISKVPGHEKIESLKDRGFINGVTDDQFKPNQTINSAQGVQMIVKSFQLSLAAFNFIKAPEAKDSYDNVKDNVWYSDAFIIAKLNGVDIPENVNPASKMTKEQFTTFVMQAMEKAGNLPMINIKPVDIKDDSKINPSYQGAIQRSLALDINTLDSKGNFDPKGEVTRAEAAVMIYNALEYMSKIKTPTIDPIPEPSPSPSPSDDSLDK is encoded by the coding sequence ATGAAAAATAAACAAAAATGGATGACTGTAGTAGCGGCTTCTGTATTAACATTATCGTTGAGTGCTCCAACTTTTGCAGCGAGTGGAGATTTTTCAGATATCAGTAAAGTACCTGGACATGAAAAAATTGAATCGTTAAAAGATCGTGGATTTATTAACGGTGTTACCGATGATCAATTCAAACCTAATCAAACCATCAATTCAGCACAAGGCGTGCAAATGATCGTAAAAAGCTTCCAATTGAGTCTTGCTGCTTTTAACTTCATCAAAGCTCCAGAAGCAAAAGACTCTTATGATAATGTAAAAGACAATGTGTGGTACTCTGATGCGTTTATTATTGCCAAGCTTAACGGTGTAGATATTCCTGAAAATGTGAATCCTGCGTCTAAAATGACCAAAGAGCAATTCACAACATTTGTGATGCAAGCGATGGAAAAAGCGGGCAATCTACCTATGATTAATATTAAGCCGGTTGATATCAAAGACGATAGCAAAATCAATCCTTCTTATCAGGGAGCGATTCAACGTTCATTAGCACTCGATATTAATACATTAGATAGCAAAGGTAATTTCGATCCGAAAGGCGAAGTTACTCGCGCAGAAGCAGCAGTGATGATCTATAATGCTCTAGAATATATGAGTAAAATCAAAACACCTACTATCGATCCAATACCTGAACCATCACCATCCCCTTCTCCATCCGATGATAGTTTGGATAAATAA
- a CDS encoding GNAT family N-acetyltransferase, with translation MEYTVQELHIRPITEADIPILWELIYKEESPEWKKWDAPYYDHVHVPYEQYWQDRLRIIDSPSFWIIEVNQHIIGIVSYYWEHEPSLWLEVGIIIYEPAYWSGGYGTRALTLWIDHLFTAMPLVRVGFTTWSGNERMIAVGYKLGMTMEARLRKCRLYNGVYYDSIRMGILREEWNQQMQNGI, from the coding sequence ATCGAGTATACCGTTCAAGAATTACACATTCGCCCGATAACTGAAGCTGATATCCCAATATTATGGGAATTGATATACAAAGAAGAATCTCCAGAATGGAAAAAGTGGGATGCTCCTTATTATGATCATGTTCACGTGCCGTATGAGCAATACTGGCAAGATCGACTACGTATTATAGACAGTCCAAGCTTTTGGATTATTGAAGTGAATCAGCATATCATCGGGATCGTCAGTTATTACTGGGAGCATGAACCTTCACTGTGGTTAGAGGTAGGGATTATTATTTATGAGCCTGCTTATTGGAGCGGAGGATACGGTACTAGAGCACTGACATTGTGGATCGATCATTTATTTACAGCAATGCCACTGGTACGAGTAGGTTTCACCACATGGTCAGGCAATGAACGGATGATTGCAGTCGGTTACAAATTAGGGATGACGATGGAAGCGCGTCTGCGTAAATGTAGATTGTATAACGGTGTCTACTATGATTCGATTCGTATGGGTATTTTACGTGAAGAATGGAATCAGCAGATGCAAAACGGAATCTAA
- a CDS encoding alpha/beta hydrolase family protein, translating to MGSRRGVIAEDLYRFNWVKNPVISPLDGTIVYEVQKVNAKQDGYDSHLRRMNADGSEDIQWTAGQSDRLPAWSPDGKQLAFLRKSGTDQHPQVWIMSAYGGEAHQATDMADGVGSFLWSPDSQSLLIAATNKSSQPHQAISNQSEQSTSTHADHAEDQSVPLSKKAIEINRIIYKSDSSGLWDGGRTHLYVHKIADQSGTWITSGDYDIDDFAWSPDGKQIAYIAHIPSADEGDPDFSLKNDLFTINAEGHERHQWTQHQYVISSVNWSPDGQFIAMVADDQSYYNATLNRLYQLSLATGTITGLYDHDDIMLLNSVVGDTGLSSTYKPIYQASGQAIDVLCTTFGACHLLSIATDGSGVQTILGGQRNIHYFARTAKQHLIFIAADPLQPGELFSWNIETEVETRLTHHNDDLLQQLILSKPEEMSVTSVDGKSLQAWIMRPAGDQADHTKVPTILEIHGGPHAMYGYTFMLEFQLLVSQGYAVIFGNPRGSHGYGQLFVNACRHDYGGGDYQDLMEITDYALEHYDWIDKDRLGVTGGSYGGFMTNWIVGHTDRFKAAVTQRSISNWISMYGVSDIGFHFVEDQIAGNPWDHLNTLWDHSPLAYVANVKTPILILHGEKDLRCPIEQGEQWFIALKRLGAVTKFVRFPDANHELSRSGHPQLRIQRLNHIVGWFNEYL from the coding sequence ATGGGAAGTAGACGTGGAGTCATCGCTGAAGATTTATATCGCTTTAACTGGGTCAAAAATCCAGTCATTTCTCCGTTAGATGGTACGATTGTATATGAGGTGCAGAAAGTTAACGCCAAGCAAGACGGGTATGATTCGCATTTGCGCCGTATGAATGCAGACGGTAGTGAAGATATCCAATGGACTGCTGGACAAAGTGATCGCTTGCCTGCATGGTCACCGGATGGCAAACAGCTTGCTTTTTTACGTAAAAGTGGGACAGATCAGCATCCGCAAGTCTGGATCATGTCTGCTTATGGTGGAGAAGCGCATCAAGCAACAGATATGGCAGATGGAGTCGGTTCTTTTCTATGGTCGCCAGATAGTCAATCGTTATTAATTGCAGCAACAAATAAATCATCACAACCTCATCAAGCCATCTCTAATCAATCCGAACAATCAACATCGACACATGCAGATCATGCTGAGGATCAATCAGTTCCTTTATCGAAAAAGGCTATCGAAATCAATCGAATCATTTACAAATCAGATAGTAGTGGATTGTGGGATGGAGGTCGAACGCATTTATATGTACATAAGATAGCAGACCAGTCTGGAACATGGATTACGTCAGGAGATTACGATATTGACGATTTTGCATGGTCGCCGGATGGCAAACAAATCGCTTATATCGCTCATATCCCATCAGCAGATGAAGGTGATCCTGATTTTTCGCTTAAAAATGATCTGTTTACGATCAATGCAGAAGGTCATGAGCGCCATCAGTGGACACAACATCAATATGTGATTTCGAGTGTGAATTGGTCACCGGATGGACAATTTATTGCTATGGTAGCAGACGATCAGTCTTATTATAATGCTACGTTAAATCGATTGTATCAATTGTCATTAGCTACAGGAACGATCACTGGATTATATGATCATGATGATATTATGTTGTTGAATTCTGTAGTCGGGGATACAGGACTCAGTTCTACGTATAAGCCGATCTATCAAGCTAGTGGTCAAGCGATAGATGTGTTATGCACTACATTTGGAGCTTGTCATTTGCTATCGATAGCAACCGATGGATCAGGAGTGCAGACGATATTAGGTGGACAGCGTAATATTCATTATTTTGCCCGCACAGCAAAGCAACATCTAATCTTTATAGCGGCTGATCCACTACAACCGGGTGAATTATTTAGCTGGAATATAGAGACGGAAGTAGAGACACGTCTGACTCATCATAATGATGATTTGCTACAACAACTGATTTTGAGTAAGCCTGAAGAAATGAGTGTTACTTCTGTTGATGGCAAAAGTCTGCAAGCTTGGATTATGCGTCCGGCAGGTGATCAAGCAGATCATACCAAAGTACCGACGATTCTAGAAATTCATGGCGGGCCTCATGCGATGTACGGGTATACGTTTATGCTTGAATTTCAATTGTTAGTATCACAAGGGTATGCTGTCATTTTCGGTAATCCGCGGGGTAGTCATGGATATGGACAATTATTTGTAAATGCGTGCCGTCATGATTATGGTGGTGGAGATTATCAAGATTTAATGGAAATCACAGATTATGCGCTAGAACATTACGACTGGATCGACAAAGATCGCTTAGGTGTAACCGGCGGTAGCTATGGTGGATTTATGACCAACTGGATAGTAGGGCATACCGATCGTTTCAAAGCAGCAGTGACTCAGCGTTCGATCAGTAACTGGATTTCAATGTACGGAGTAAGTGATATTGGTTTTCACTTTGTAGAAGATCAGATTGCCGGTAATCCATGGGATCATTTGAATACGTTGTGGGATCATTCGCCATTAGCTTATGTGGCTAACGTCAAAACACCTATTTTGATTTTGCACGGGGAAAAAGATTTGCGTTGTCCGATTGAACAAGGAGAACAGTGGTTTATAGCGCTAAAACGGTTAGGTGCTGTGACCAAGTTTGTACGTTTCCCGGATGCCAATCATGAGTTATCTCGTAGCGGTCATCCACAATTACGTATACAACGACTCAATCATATTGTAGGTTGGTTCAATGAGTATTTATAA
- a CDS encoding DNA-3-methyladenine glycosylase family protein, translated as MQHELHAHSNLSITNQIQDHGQDMLISVPKEFSFTENYSHLSTATNESLYTLRDGMIYKAIAVDQEAAIVEISNYDEHHMLIRFVDEHQSISSAVRIGVAQYVYDWFDLGTDLAPFYKMAAQDPLLEQAVVSFYGLRNMGIPDLYEAICWGILGQQINLGFAYTLKRRLVEHFGQALTYEGETYWLFPTAETIASLTVDELSAAGMTTVKKCEYLIDTAKLIVDGTLSKEQLLQVTDVKQAEKLLVKIRGIGPWTAHYVLMRCLRMPSAFPIDDVGLHNSIKHVLKMDAKPTKAHILELSAGWTLWESYATFYLWRFLY; from the coding sequence ATGCAACATGAACTTCATGCTCACTCTAATCTATCGATTACGAATCAAATACAAGATCATGGACAAGATATGTTGATCTCTGTACCGAAGGAATTTAGCTTTACTGAAAATTACAGTCATTTATCAACGGCTACCAATGAAAGTCTATATACTTTACGAGACGGTATGATTTACAAAGCGATTGCTGTCGATCAAGAAGCGGCGATTGTAGAGATTAGCAATTATGATGAACACCATATGTTAATTCGATTCGTAGACGAACATCAGTCGATCTCATCTGCAGTACGTATAGGAGTTGCTCAATATGTATACGATTGGTTCGATCTAGGCACAGATTTAGCTCCTTTTTATAAAATGGCAGCTCAAGATCCTTTGCTAGAGCAAGCAGTTGTTTCCTTTTATGGATTGAGAAATATGGGTATCCCTGATCTGTATGAAGCAATTTGCTGGGGGATTCTAGGTCAACAGATCAATTTAGGATTTGCTTATACTTTAAAAAGACGATTGGTAGAACATTTTGGACAAGCGCTGACGTATGAAGGGGAGACGTACTGGCTTTTTCCAACAGCCGAAACGATCGCTAGCCTTACTGTAGATGAATTGTCTGCCGCAGGTATGACTACAGTCAAAAAGTGTGAATATCTGATTGATACTGCAAAGTTAATCGTAGATGGTACATTGTCCAAAGAACAATTATTACAAGTTACAGATGTCAAACAAGCTGAAAAATTACTGGTGAAAATTCGCGGTATCGGCCCTTGGACTGCTCATTATGTATTGATGCGCTGTCTACGCATGCCGTCTGCTTTTCCTATTGATGATGTAGGTCTACACAATTCGATTAAGCATGTATTGAAAATGGATGCCAAACCGACAAAAGCCCATATTTTAGAACTTTCCGCAGGTTGGACGTTATGGGAGTCCTATGCGACATTTTACTTGTGGCGGTTTTTATATTGA
- a CDS encoding HD-GYP domain-containing protein produces MIIHITELKQGQRLSSDTFNSSGVPLLKKGVDIKEEDITLLLRHKVEYVDIEAKEEIKPVADMIAITGLSPVLKEKINRSIDAYQSIFLEALTKGKFNADGVDELLQPLLLDLDAQKDVVALLLHLEKEDDHLYSHSLKVGLLSYYIAEWLDYSKHDCYRISKAGYLHDIGKSRLPSILRSRPEELNASELKEYKNHTTYGYDIIMESMNDKVTASVALQHHERGDGSGYPNRLYKRGIHPFTQIVSVADVFVNMTAAKNEQNKQGFVAVLQSIYELGFSKLNEKPVQALIHHLAPNLIGKKVQLTNGEQGTIILNNPLDIFRPLVQVNDQFVDLTKVRALHIEEIFV; encoded by the coding sequence TTGATTATACATATTACTGAACTCAAGCAAGGACAGCGGTTAAGCAGTGATACCTTTAATAGCTCGGGTGTCCCATTACTCAAAAAAGGAGTAGACATTAAAGAGGAAGATATCACTCTATTACTACGTCATAAAGTAGAATATGTGGATATTGAAGCAAAAGAAGAAATCAAGCCAGTCGCTGATATGATAGCGATTACAGGATTATCACCTGTGTTGAAAGAGAAAATCAATCGTTCGATTGATGCTTATCAGTCGATCTTTTTGGAAGCTCTTACGAAAGGCAAGTTCAATGCTGATGGGGTTGACGAGTTGTTGCAACCGTTACTGCTGGATCTGGATGCACAAAAAGATGTAGTCGCTCTTTTATTGCATTTAGAAAAAGAAGACGATCATCTGTATAGTCACTCGCTCAAAGTAGGATTGTTGAGTTACTATATTGCAGAATGGCTCGATTATTCCAAACATGATTGTTATCGAATCAGCAAAGCCGGGTATTTGCACGATATCGGCAAAAGCCGTTTGCCTTCTATTTTGCGTAGTCGTCCTGAAGAATTAAATGCTTCAGAGCTGAAAGAATACAAAAACCATACCACCTACGGCTACGATATTATTATGGAATCGATGAATGATAAAGTGACAGCATCTGTTGCTCTACAGCATCATGAACGTGGAGATGGCTCAGGATATCCGAATCGGTTGTACAAAAGAGGAATTCATCCGTTTACCCAGATCGTTTCAGTAGCAGATGTATTTGTAAATATGACTGCTGCCAAAAATGAACAAAACAAACAGGGGTTTGTTGCTGTGCTGCAAAGTATTTATGAATTAGGATTTTCCAAATTAAATGAAAAGCCTGTTCAAGCATTGATTCATCATCTTGCTCCTAATCTGATAGGCAAAAAAGTGCAATTAACTAATGGAGAACAGGGCACGATTATTTTAAATAATCCGCTCGATATTTTTAGACCATTGGTGCAGGTGAATGATCAATTTGTAGATTTGACTAAAGTAAGAGCACTGCATATTGAAGAGATTTTTGTGTAA